One region of Aurantimonas sp. HBX-1 genomic DNA includes:
- a CDS encoding DMT family transporter translates to MSPTLWLTAVAMVAFAGNSLLARLALVDGAMDVAGFTGFRLASGAAVLALIALRSGKSSDGESTIGGSWASALALFVYAIAFSLAYVRLGAAVGALILFTSVQAAMIGWGLYRGERPTGREIAGLSVAFTAFVLWLVPAVTRPDPLGTLLMISAGVAWAVYSLRGRAAGDPMRATAGNFIRTLPLAVPLALVSLWRDGVTAEGLILALASGCVASALGYIVWYRALAGLSALAAAIVQLSVPVIAALGAVLFLSETLSLGFIVAATFVLGGIGFALSARQG, encoded by the coding sequence ATGTCCCCAACCCTGTGGCTGACGGCCGTGGCCATGGTCGCATTCGCCGGCAATTCGCTGCTCGCCCGCCTGGCGCTGGTCGACGGGGCGATGGACGTGGCGGGTTTCACCGGGTTCCGGCTGGCCTCGGGGGCGGCGGTGCTCGCGCTGATCGCCTTGCGGTCGGGCAAATCCTCTGATGGCGAATCGACGATCGGCGGCAGCTGGGCATCGGCGCTGGCGCTCTTCGTCTACGCGATCGCGTTTTCGCTGGCCTATGTGCGACTCGGCGCGGCCGTCGGCGCCCTCATCCTGTTCACCTCGGTGCAGGCCGCCATGATCGGCTGGGGGCTGTATCGGGGCGAACGCCCCACCGGCCGCGAGATCGCGGGTCTCTCCGTCGCCTTCACCGCCTTCGTCCTGTGGCTCGTTCCCGCCGTGACCCGGCCCGATCCGCTGGGCACGCTGCTGATGATCAGCGCCGGCGTCGCCTGGGCCGTCTATTCGCTGCGCGGCCGGGCGGCGGGCGATCCGATGCGGGCAACTGCCGGCAACTTCATCCGCACCCTGCCGCTCGCCGTGCCGCTCGCGCTCGTCTCGCTCTGGCGGGATGGCGTCACCGCCGAGGGGCTGATCCTGGCGCTCGCCTCCGGCTGCGTCGCCTCGGCGCTCGGCTACATCGTCTGGTACCGCGCGCTGGCCGGCCTCTCCGCGCTTGCGGCCGCCATCGTCCAGCTCTCGGTGCCGGTCATCGCCGCTCTGGGAGCGGTGCTGTTCCTGTCCGAGACGTTGAGCCTCGGTTTCATCGTCGCCGCCACCTTCGTGCTCGGCGGCATCGGCTTCGCGCTCTCTGCCCGGCAAGGATAG
- a CDS encoding mechanosensitive ion channel family protein, translating into MTRWLAAFLILLLTPFLANAQDSEGVSPRYLEIETLNAGLPPADRYIDRDTPQGMMETFILAAERKDWDTAAHLLDLSAVDPAIQPEMGPALAARLNEVIEGAMWIDWGDLPDRPDALADNVASENPLAGEPRRNIRLSILELPDRPVSIRIARVKPADGDPVWVFSEQTVGNILALHEVFGPTRFEQALPQFLQERAFWTLAWWEVIALPIILLLAIGAAAIAYAGMDRAKRNQPSQIAENIVDTIQMPVALMVCVGTFSLVKTWLFTFSGAVNTFLTPLQSALFIIALALIAVRIVDAVLDRVVRRNMEELSDAEAADQRNLYTNISAARRVAIVIAFLVGTALVLIQINAFETLGFSMLASAGAIGLILAFAARSVLADIMASLQIALAKTARIGDAVLYKGQWCYVEKINFTYVQLKSWDNRRIIVPVSELVSNSFENWTKQDASLIKSVELRLDHRADVDKLREAFQKFIDESDDVIDKDSAKVQVIGQDVNGMLVWFLASAEDPVTGWAMVCRLRETMLKAAARLDAESGNGPAEGTPFLPREREMIVGGNDPA; encoded by the coding sequence TTGACGCGCTGGCTTGCCGCCTTCCTCATTCTGCTTTTGACGCCGTTTCTGGCAAACGCCCAGGATTCGGAGGGCGTTTCGCCGCGCTATCTCGAGATCGAGACGCTGAACGCCGGCCTGCCGCCCGCCGATCGCTACATCGACCGCGATACGCCGCAGGGGATGATGGAGACCTTCATCCTCGCCGCCGAGCGGAAGGACTGGGACACCGCAGCGCACCTGCTCGACCTGTCGGCGGTCGATCCGGCCATCCAGCCGGAGATGGGGCCGGCGCTGGCGGCGCGGCTGAACGAAGTCATCGAAGGCGCCATGTGGATCGACTGGGGCGACCTGCCGGACCGGCCGGATGCGCTGGCGGACAACGTCGCCAGCGAGAATCCGCTGGCGGGCGAGCCGCGCCGCAACATCCGCCTGTCCATTCTGGAGCTGCCCGACCGGCCGGTGTCGATCCGCATCGCGCGCGTCAAGCCGGCGGACGGCGATCCGGTCTGGGTGTTTTCCGAGCAGACCGTCGGCAACATCCTCGCGCTGCACGAGGTCTTCGGCCCCACGCGGTTCGAACAGGCACTGCCGCAGTTCCTGCAGGAGCGCGCCTTCTGGACGCTGGCCTGGTGGGAGGTGATCGCGCTGCCGATCATCCTGCTGCTTGCGATTGGTGCGGCGGCGATCGCCTATGCCGGCATGGACCGGGCCAAGCGCAACCAGCCGTCGCAGATCGCCGAGAACATCGTCGACACGATCCAGATGCCGGTCGCGCTGATGGTCTGCGTCGGCACGTTCTCGCTGGTGAAGACGTGGCTGTTCACCTTCTCTGGTGCCGTGAATACCTTCCTCACGCCGTTGCAATCGGCGCTGTTCATCATCGCACTGGCCCTCATCGCGGTACGGATCGTCGACGCCGTCCTCGATCGTGTCGTCCGCCGCAACATGGAAGAGCTCAGCGACGCCGAGGCTGCCGACCAGCGCAACCTCTACACCAACATTTCCGCCGCACGCCGCGTGGCGATCGTCATCGCGTTCCTCGTCGGTACCGCGCTCGTGCTGATCCAGATCAACGCGTTCGAGACGCTCGGTTTCTCGATGCTGGCATCCGCCGGCGCCATCGGTCTGATCCTGGCCTTCGCGGCCCGGTCGGTCCTCGCCGACATCATGGCGAGCCTGCAGATCGCCCTCGCCAAGACGGCCCGCATCGGCGACGCGGTGCTCTACAAGGGCCAGTGGTGCTACGTCGAGAAGATCAACTTCACCTACGTGCAGCTGAAGAGCTGGGACAACCGGCGGATCATCGTCCCGGTCTCGGAACTGGTCTCGAACAGCTTCGAGAACTGGACCAAGCAGGATGCCAGCCTGATCAAGAGCGTCGAGTTGCGCCTCGACCATCGCGCAGACGTCGATAAGCTGCGCGAGGCGTTTCAGAAATTCATCGACGAATCCGACGACGTCATCGACAAGGATTCCGCCAAGGTCCAGGTCATCGGTCAGGACGTGAACGGGATGCTGGTCTGGTTCCTGGCGTCGGCGGAAGATCCGGTCACCGGCTGGGCGATGGTCTGCCGGCTGCGCGAAACGATGCTCAAGGCGGCGGCGCGGCTCGACGCGGAGAGCGGCAACGGTCCTGCCGAGGGCACGCCCTTCCTGCCACGCGAGCGCGAGATGATCGTCGGTGGAAACGATCCTGCCTGA
- a CDS encoding YitT family protein, whose amino-acid sequence MARSFGAWSATTTRHSPLEDAQGILTGAILTAMGLSILAHLGFLTGGTAGLALIVSYATGWNVGLVFFLVNLPFYGLAIGRMGWAFTIKTFIAVAVLSAMTALQPGYFTLGAVNPLVGAVLGGLLIGFGLLAMFRHRASLGGVGILAIYLQDRIGWKAGYTQLAIDLAILALSFTVAEPGAIAYSVLGAVVLNLFLAVNHRPDRYIAA is encoded by the coding sequence GTGGCGAGAAGCTTCGGCGCCTGGTCGGCCACGACCACCCGTCATTCGCCGCTGGAAGATGCCCAGGGCATCCTCACCGGCGCGATCCTGACGGCGATGGGCCTGTCGATTCTCGCGCATCTCGGTTTCCTCACCGGCGGCACGGCGGGGCTGGCGCTGATCGTGTCCTATGCGACCGGCTGGAACGTCGGGCTGGTGTTCTTCCTCGTCAACCTGCCCTTCTACGGCCTTGCCATCGGCCGGATGGGTTGGGCCTTCACCATCAAGACCTTCATCGCCGTCGCCGTGCTGTCGGCGATGACGGCCCTGCAGCCGGGCTACTTCACGCTCGGCGCGGTCAATCCGCTGGTCGGCGCGGTGCTCGGCGGCCTCCTGATCGGCTTCGGCCTCCTGGCGATGTTCCGCCACCGGGCGAGCCTCGGCGGCGTCGGCATCCTGGCGATCTATCTGCAGGATCGGATCGGCTGGAAGGCGGGATACACCCAACTGGCGATCGACCTGGCGATCCTCGCCCTGTCATTCACCGTGGCCGAGCCCGGCGCCATCGCCTACTCGGTGCTGGGCGCGGTGGTGCTCAATCTTTTCCTGGCGGTCAACCACCGTCCCGACCGCTACATCGCCGCCTGA
- a CDS encoding ligase-associated DNA damage response exonuclease, giving the protein MRPDDLLRPTEAGLYCPPGDFYIDPVRPVPRALVTHGHADHARPGSERVLATRQTLAIMALRYGEDFCVERQEAPLGETITINGVDVSFHPAGHVLGSAQIAVTHKGLTIVASGDYKRRVDPTCLPFEPVRCDVFITEATFALPVFRHPETADEVAKLLASLRQFPERAHLVGAYALGKAQRVIRHLRDAGYDRPIYIHGALKKLCDFYQAEGIDLGELRPATVEAKGGEGAAKADFAGAVVVGPPSAFADRWARRFPDPVSCFASGWMRVRQRARQRGVELPLIISDHCDWDELTATIDELSPQEVWVTHGREEALVRWCELRQLRARPLHLVGYEDEAE; this is encoded by the coding sequence ATGCGCCCCGACGACTTGCTGCGTCCCACCGAAGCCGGGCTCTATTGCCCGCCCGGCGATTTCTACATCGACCCGGTGCGCCCCGTGCCCCGGGCGCTGGTCACCCATGGCCATGCCGACCATGCGAGGCCGGGCAGCGAGAGGGTTCTGGCGACGCGCCAGACGCTGGCGATCATGGCGCTGCGCTACGGCGAGGATTTCTGCGTCGAACGGCAGGAAGCCCCGCTCGGCGAGACCATCACCATCAACGGCGTCGACGTCAGCTTCCATCCCGCCGGCCACGTCCTGGGCTCGGCGCAGATCGCCGTGACCCACAAGGGCCTGACGATCGTCGCCTCCGGCGACTACAAGCGCCGCGTCGACCCGACCTGCCTGCCCTTCGAGCCGGTGCGCTGCGACGTCTTCATCACCGAGGCGACCTTCGCCCTGCCGGTGTTCCGCCATCCGGAGACGGCGGACGAGGTCGCCAAGCTGCTCGCCTCGCTGCGGCAGTTTCCCGAGCGCGCGCATCTCGTCGGTGCGTACGCGCTCGGCAAGGCGCAGCGGGTGATCCGGCATCTGCGCGATGCCGGCTACGACCGGCCGATCTACATCCACGGCGCGCTGAAGAAGCTCTGCGACTTCTACCAGGCAGAGGGCATCGATCTCGGCGAGCTGCGCCCGGCGACGGTCGAGGCCAAGGGCGGCGAGGGTGCCGCCAAGGCCGACTTTGCCGGCGCCGTCGTCGTCGGCCCGCCATCGGCCTTTGCCGACCGGTGGGCGCGACGCTTCCCCGATCCGGTGTCGTGCTTCGCCTCGGGCTGGATGCGGGTGCGCCAGCGCGCCCGCCAGCGCGGCGTCGAGCTGCCGCTGATCATCTCGGACCATTGCGACTGGGACGAGCTGACCGCGACGATCGACGAACTGTCGCCGCAGGAAGTCTGGGTGACGCACGGGCGGGAGGAGGCACTGGTCCGCTGGTGCGAACTGCGGCAGCTGCGGGCCCGGCCGCTGCATCTCGTCGGCTACGAGGACGAGGCTGAATAG
- a CDS encoding sensor histidine kinase, with protein sequence MWSFRTVLTTALVGLQVAALLAVLALTYFASQNVLLAYAEKLTERVARDTTTFTENFLNPADDAAALSQRLAESAVLGTADRAALERYFYEVLRSRADFAGIFYGAADGSFTFVSRDTSVPGAAYRIKTIETAPVRVVELRYVDPEFRPVSRRNDDADPYDPRTRPWYVKAKASPEVVWTEPYIFFSSQRPGITVAKAVRADERLGMRGAVGIDIEINALSAFLSGLEVGERGSAAIVAQSGDVIAHPRPSLVSAGGDQPTQRFAKLTEVDDPALAEAVASLPGGLASLQPGETRLTRFTAGGESWRGAVRRLAASRTPWVVVTTLPESDILGPIHRVRNIALAVLVAVAAATAGIGVLLARAVTKPIKALATQAGRISEGDFDDVPLPPMRIRELDDTRQAMRRATSWLRERRRENLALTGQLREAGRVLERRVEERTRELAAANRELEIANRNSNMLAHELDHRVKNLFAITSSLVALAARTATTPADVATAARGRINALARAHASTKDATDGTLAAIVRSVLEPYAGLEGFRLSMEGEPVTIRGANVTPVGLILYELATNAAKYGALRASGGTLEVAWRRIGDGCAVELIWSELPNEPVGEGMIAEPASAGFGSMVIEAMATRLDATLQRQLTPHGLRVVLTMRGLEEGGPLHGSAQAGGPAAGHSRGDAARRRAWTA encoded by the coding sequence ATGTGGTCGTTTCGGACGGTGCTGACGACGGCGCTGGTGGGGCTGCAGGTCGCGGCGCTGCTGGCGGTGCTGGCGCTCACCTACTTCGCGTCCCAGAACGTGCTGCTGGCCTACGCGGAGAAGCTGACCGAACGGGTCGCCCGCGACACCACGACCTTCACGGAGAACTTCCTCAACCCCGCCGACGACGCCGCCGCCCTGTCGCAGCGCCTGGCCGAGAGCGCCGTCCTCGGCACCGCCGATCGCGCCGCGTTGGAGCGCTATTTCTACGAGGTCCTGCGCTCGCGCGCCGACTTCGCCGGGATCTTCTACGGGGCGGCGGACGGCTCCTTCACCTTCGTCAGCCGCGATACCAGCGTCCCGGGCGCGGCCTACCGGATCAAGACGATCGAGACGGCGCCGGTCCGCGTGGTCGAGCTGCGCTATGTCGATCCGGAGTTCCGGCCGGTGTCCCGGCGGAACGACGACGCCGACCCGTACGATCCGCGCACCCGGCCCTGGTACGTCAAGGCGAAGGCCAGTCCCGAGGTGGTCTGGACCGAACCCTACATCTTCTTCTCGTCGCAGCGGCCCGGCATCACCGTCGCCAAGGCGGTGCGGGCCGACGAGCGGCTCGGCATGCGGGGCGCTGTGGGAATCGACATCGAGATCAACGCCTTGTCGGCCTTCCTCAGCGGCCTGGAGGTGGGCGAGCGGGGCTCGGCCGCGATCGTCGCCCAGTCCGGCGACGTGATCGCGCATCCGCGCCCAAGCCTGGTGAGCGCGGGCGGCGATCAGCCGACGCAGCGCTTCGCGAAGCTGACGGAGGTCGACGATCCGGCGCTGGCGGAAGCCGTGGCGAGCCTTCCGGGTGGGCTGGCCAGCCTGCAGCCGGGGGAGACCCGGCTGACGCGGTTCACCGCCGGCGGCGAGAGCTGGCGCGGCGCCGTCCGGCGGCTCGCCGCTTCCCGCACGCCCTGGGTGGTCGTCACGACGCTGCCGGAAAGCGACATCCTCGGGCCGATCCACCGGGTCCGGAACATCGCGCTGGCGGTGCTGGTGGCGGTCGCCGCGGCGACGGCCGGTATCGGCGTCCTGCTGGCGCGGGCGGTGACCAAGCCGATCAAGGCGCTGGCGACGCAGGCGGGGCGCATATCGGAAGGCGATTTCGACGACGTGCCGCTGCCGCCGATGCGGATCCGCGAACTCGACGACACGCGCCAGGCGATGCGTCGGGCGACCAGCTGGCTGCGGGAGCGACGCCGCGAGAACCTCGCTTTGACGGGGCAGCTGCGGGAGGCCGGGCGGGTCCTCGAACGGCGCGTCGAGGAGCGGACGCGGGAACTGGCGGCGGCCAACCGCGAGCTGGAGATCGCCAACCGCAACAGCAACATGCTGGCACACGAGCTCGACCATCGGGTGAAGAACCTCTTCGCCATCACCTCCTCGCTGGTCGCCCTGGCGGCGCGAACGGCGACGACGCCGGCGGACGTCGCGACGGCGGCGCGGGGACGGATCAACGCGCTCGCGCGGGCCCATGCCAGCACCAAGGACGCCACCGACGGCACGCTCGCCGCCATCGTGAGGAGCGTGCTCGAGCCCTATGCCGGGCTGGAAGGGTTCCGGCTCAGCATGGAGGGCGAACCGGTGACGATCCGCGGCGCCAATGTCACGCCGGTGGGGCTGATCCTCTACGAGCTGGCGACCAACGCCGCGAAATACGGGGCGCTGCGGGCGTCGGGCGGCACGCTGGAAGTCGCCTGGCGCCGTATCGGCGACGGCTGTGCGGTGGAACTGATCTGGTCCGAGCTTCCGAACGAGCCGGTCGGCGAGGGGATGATCGCCGAGCCGGCATCGGCCGGGTTCGGCTCGATGGTCATCGAGGCGATGGCGACGCGCCTCGATGCGACGCTGCAACGGCAGCTGACCCCGCACGGCCTGCGCGTCGTGCTGACGATGCGGGGGCTGGAGGAGGGCGGGCCGCTGCACGGATCGGCGCAGGCAGGTGGCCCGGCCGCCGGCCATTCGCGGGGCGACGCGGCGCGTCGTCGTGCCTGGACCGCCTGA
- a CDS encoding SGNH/GDSL hydrolase family protein, whose product MPSDSSFSGGPASWGELDPGGLAASFKTGLISWLLLPVYVWQGVATRRRIERLLPPVGPRTGCIGAETPNAAAIRLLVLGDSSAAGIGVDRMEDSLAPKLAERLYALTGLSVFWRTAGANSAVSAEVRDHVVPNLAPDAFTHIVLMMGTNDAKNWHGARKFKKGFGGLLYALRAKWPEARIVWSPPVDLKRVPALPPALAYVLELRARIIRQRGARLCAERGVVVSTTLPRVEPAGFGPDGFHASVAGYAYYAGHLVNYVLGDRTRFHAPEAEVGEA is encoded by the coding sequence ATGCCGTCTGATTCTTCCTTCTCGGGCGGACCGGCCAGCTGGGGCGAGCTTGATCCCGGCGGGCTGGCGGCGTCGTTCAAGACCGGCCTCATCTCCTGGCTGCTGCTGCCGGTCTATGTCTGGCAGGGCGTCGCCACGCGCCGCCGGATCGAGCGGCTGCTGCCGCCGGTGGGCCCGCGCACCGGCTGCATCGGTGCCGAGACCCCCAACGCCGCCGCCATCCGGCTGCTGGTGCTGGGCGATTCCTCGGCCGCCGGGATCGGCGTCGACCGGATGGAGGACAGTCTTGCCCCGAAGCTCGCCGAGCGGCTCTACGCGCTGACCGGGCTCTCGGTGTTCTGGCGCACGGCCGGCGCCAACTCCGCCGTCTCGGCCGAAGTGCGCGACCATGTCGTGCCCAACCTCGCCCCAGACGCCTTCACCCACATCGTCCTGATGATGGGCACCAACGACGCCAAGAACTGGCACGGCGCCCGCAAGTTCAAGAAGGGCTTCGGCGGCCTGCTCTACGCCCTGCGGGCCAAGTGGCCGGAAGCGCGGATCGTCTGGTCGCCGCCGGTCGATCTGAAGCGCGTGCCGGCCCTGCCGCCGGCGCTCGCCTACGTGCTGGAGCTGCGCGCCCGGATCATCCGGCAGCGCGGCGCCCGGCTCTGCGCCGAACGCGGCGTCGTCGTCTCCACGACGCTGCCGCGGGTCGAGCCGGCAGGCTTCGGCCCCGACGGCTTCCACGCCTCGGTGGCCGGATATGCCTATTACGCCGGGCACCTGGTGAACTATGTCCTCGGCGACCGCACGCGCTTCCATGCCCCAGAGGCCGAAGTCGGCGAGGCCTGA
- the pgk gene encoding phosphoglycerate kinase, producing the protein MTVFKTLDDVDVAGKRILLRVDLNVPMQDGKVGDTTRIERILPTIRELVDKSGRVILLAHFGRPKGKPNKEMSLEPLAPILSEMLGQPVGFSDDCVGPVAEGIVSALEDGNVVLMENTRFYAGEEANDEDFVTRLAALGDIYVNDAFSAAHRAHASTEGLARHLPSYAGRTMQAELEALEKGLGAPERPVVAVVGGAKVSTKIDLLQNLVGRVDALVIGGGMANTFLAAQGKHVGKSLCEHDLADTAHRILAAAKESGCAIVLPVDAVVAREFKAGAASDIVPVDNVPEDGMILDAGPETVAAVAAWLDKAKTLVWNGPLGAFEIEPFDRATMAAARHAAELTRSGKLVSVAGGGDTVAALNQAGVADDFTYVSTAGGAFLEWMEGKPLPGVEVLKA; encoded by the coding sequence ATGACAGTTTTCAAGACACTCGACGACGTGGACGTCGCCGGCAAGCGCATCCTGCTGCGGGTCGACCTGAACGTTCCGATGCAGGACGGCAAGGTCGGCGACACGACCCGGATCGAGCGCATCCTGCCGACGATCAGGGAACTCGTCGACAAAAGCGGGCGGGTGATCCTGCTGGCGCATTTCGGGCGCCCGAAGGGCAAGCCGAACAAGGAGATGTCGCTGGAGCCGCTGGCGCCGATCCTTTCTGAGATGCTCGGCCAGCCCGTCGGCTTCTCCGACGACTGCGTCGGCCCCGTCGCGGAGGGCATCGTCAGCGCCCTGGAGGACGGCAACGTCGTCCTCATGGAGAACACCCGCTTCTACGCCGGCGAGGAAGCCAACGACGAGGATTTCGTCACCCGTCTCGCCGCGCTCGGCGACATCTACGTCAACGACGCCTTCTCGGCGGCGCATCGTGCCCATGCCTCGACCGAGGGCCTTGCCCGGCACCTGCCGTCCTATGCCGGCAGGACGATGCAGGCGGAGCTGGAGGCCCTGGAGAAGGGTCTGGGCGCGCCCGAGCGGCCGGTCGTCGCGGTGGTCGGGGGCGCCAAGGTGTCGACCAAGATCGACCTGTTGCAGAACCTCGTCGGACGGGTCGACGCGCTGGTGATCGGCGGCGGCATGGCCAACACCTTCCTGGCGGCCCAGGGCAAACATGTCGGCAAGTCGCTGTGCGAGCACGATCTCGCCGACACCGCCCACCGGATCCTCGCCGCGGCGAAGGAATCGGGTTGCGCCATCGTGCTGCCGGTCGATGCGGTGGTCGCGCGCGAGTTCAAGGCGGGCGCAGCCAGCGACATCGTGCCTGTCGACAACGTGCCGGAGGATGGCATGATCCTCGACGCCGGGCCCGAGACGGTCGCGGCGGTGGCGGCATGGCTCGACAAGGCGAAGACGCTGGTCTGGAACGGACCGCTCGGCGCCTTCGAGATCGAGCCCTTCGACAGGGCGACCATGGCGGCGGCTCGGCACGCGGCGGAACTTACCCGCTCCGGTAAGCTGGTCTCGGTCGCCGGCGGCGGCGATACCGTGGCGGCGCTGAACCAGGCCGGCGTGGCGGACGATTTCACCTATGTGTCCACCGCCGGCGGCGCGTTCCTGGAGTGGATGGAGGGCAAGCCCCTCCCCGGTGTGGAGGTACTGAAGGCCTGA
- a CDS encoding potassium/proton antiporter has protein sequence MLESLYVIVLVAAVLILLAAFSSLLAFRFGAPLLLLFLSIGLFAGEDGMGIVFDNAGLAYFVGSLALAIILFDSGFGTSLASFRQAAVPAIALATVGVVLTAALFGVAASWLLDLSLVEGMLLGAIVGSTDAAAVFFLLRVGGIAIRERVRSLLEIESGTNDPMAIFLTIALVELLSSGGGLDELGIDVLLGFLQQMGLGIIFGFAGGWLIRTLVAKLAIDRGLLPVFTIALALLVFAVTGALDGSGFLAVYIAGLYAANSGLRHAASLKRFQDGLTWLSQIVMFLILGLLATPSQFGHILLPAVALAAFLIFVARPLAVWLCLLPFEFQRRETAFISWVGLRGAVSILLAIVPLIGGLDDARLFFNAAFIIVLASLLVQGWTIGLLARRLGLVIPPRIGPVEKVELELPGTANHELLSYRVVADSPVARGERVPRWARPSLVVRDGVSMRYQYAGRLRAGDYVYLFISPRYPRLLDRLFASPAPVGPDDAEFFGEFSVDPSTPASGLVTAYGVKLGSEEMGLTISDMMIARLGGRAEYGDRVSVRPVELIVRETGLDGAVVAAGLSLEPEAGRGSRIPLFLNLREILALGRRLVSGDKRDSA, from the coding sequence ATGCTCGAATCGCTTTATGTCATCGTCCTAGTCGCGGCCGTCCTCATCCTGCTGGCCGCCTTCTCGAGCCTCCTCGCCTTCCGCTTCGGCGCTCCCCTCCTGCTGCTCTTCCTGTCGATCGGCCTGTTCGCGGGCGAGGACGGCATGGGCATCGTCTTCGACAATGCCGGTCTTGCGTATTTCGTTGGCTCGCTGGCGCTGGCGATCATCCTGTTCGATTCCGGCTTCGGCACGTCGCTGGCGTCGTTTCGCCAGGCCGCCGTTCCGGCGATCGCGCTGGCCACGGTGGGCGTCGTGCTCACCGCGGCCCTGTTCGGCGTCGCCGCGTCCTGGCTGCTCGACCTCTCGCTGGTCGAGGGCATGCTGCTGGGCGCGATCGTCGGCTCGACGGACGCCGCCGCGGTGTTCTTCCTGCTGCGTGTCGGCGGCATCGCCATCCGCGAGCGCGTGCGCTCGCTGCTCGAGATCGAATCCGGCACCAACGATCCGATGGCGATCTTCCTCACCATCGCCCTCGTCGAGCTTCTGTCCAGCGGCGGCGGGCTCGACGAGCTGGGCATCGACGTGCTGCTTGGCTTCCTGCAGCAGATGGGCCTCGGCATCATCTTCGGCTTCGCCGGCGGCTGGCTGATCCGCACGCTGGTCGCGAAGCTGGCGATCGACCGGGGGCTGCTGCCGGTCTTCACCATCGCACTGGCTCTCCTGGTCTTCGCCGTCACCGGCGCTCTCGACGGATCCGGCTTCCTCGCCGTCTACATAGCCGGCCTCTACGCCGCCAACAGCGGACTGCGCCATGCCGCCAGCCTGAAGCGCTTCCAGGACGGGCTGACCTGGCTCTCGCAGATCGTCATGTTCCTGATCCTCGGCCTGCTGGCGACGCCGTCGCAGTTCGGGCACATCCTGCTGCCGGCCGTCGCGCTGGCGGCATTCCTGATCTTCGTCGCCCGGCCGCTGGCGGTGTGGCTGTGCCTCCTGCCCTTCGAGTTCCAGCGCCGCGAGACGGCGTTCATCTCCTGGGTCGGCCTGCGCGGCGCCGTGTCGATCCTGCTTGCCATCGTGCCGCTGATCGGCGGCCTCGACGATGCGCGGCTGTTCTTCAACGCCGCCTTCATCATCGTCCTTGCCTCGCTGCTCGTGCAGGGCTGGACGATCGGCCTGCTCGCCCGCCGGCTGGGCCTGGTCATCCCGCCGCGGATAGGCCCCGTCGAGAAGGTCGAGCTGGAACTGCCGGGCACCGCCAACCACGAGCTCCTCTCCTACCGGGTGGTGGCTGACAGCCCGGTCGCCCGCGGCGAGCGCGTGCCGCGCTGGGCCCGCCCCTCGCTGGTGGTGCGCGACGGCGTCTCGATGCGCTACCAGTATGCCGGACGGCTGCGCGCCGGCGACTACGTCTACCTGTTCATCTCGCCGCGCTACCCGCGGCTTCTCGACAGGCTGTTCGCCAGCCCGGCGCCGGTCGGGCCGGACGATGCGGAGTTCTTCGGCGAGTTCTCCGTCGATCCCTCGACCCCGGCGAGCGGGCTCGTCACGGCCTACGGCGTCAAGCTCGGATCCGAGGAGATGGGCCTCACCATCTCGGACATGATGATCGCCCGGCTCGGCGGCCGGGCGGAATACGGCGACCGGGTTTCGGTGCGCCCGGTCGAGCTGATCGTGCGGGAAACCGGCCTCGACGGCGCCGTGGTGGCCGCCGGACTGTCGCTGGAGCCGGAAGCCGGTCGCGGCAGCCGCATCCCGCTGTTCCTCAATCTGCGGGAGATCCTGGCGCTGGGCCGCCGGCTCGTCTCCGGCGATAAACGCGACAGCGCCTGA
- a CDS encoding copper chaperone PCu(A)C → MSLLKSLLVGAALTAVAATTAAIAHDYQVADIHIGHPWARATPPQAKVAGAYLSIDNNGQSPDRLLGGSTPAARAVEIHSSEITDGVMRMRQVTDGLAIPAGESVALAPGGYHLMLVDPVEPLQDGDRVPLTLEFETAGSVAVELAVEAMGAPEPDHAAMDHSGMPAEDDAADAAPDDDGHAGH, encoded by the coding sequence ATGTCCCTTCTCAAGTCGCTGCTCGTCGGCGCTGCCCTGACGGCCGTCGCGGCAACCACCGCCGCTATCGCCCACGATTACCAGGTCGCCGACATCCACATCGGCCACCCCTGGGCGCGCGCGACGCCACCGCAGGCCAAGGTCGCCGGCGCCTATCTGTCCATCGACAACAACGGCCAAAGCCCCGACCGGCTGCTGGGCGGCTCGACACCCGCCGCACGGGCGGTCGAGATCCATTCCAGCGAGATCACCGATGGCGTCATGCGAATGCGCCAGGTGACGGACGGCCTGGCGATCCCAGCCGGCGAGAGCGTCGCCCTCGCCCCCGGCGGTTATCACCTCATGCTGGTCGATCCGGTGGAGCCGCTGCAGGACGGTGATCGCGTTCCGCTGACGCTGGAATTCGAGACGGCCGGTTCGGTGGCGGTGGAATTGGCCGTTGAAGCGATGGGCGCGCCCGAGCCGGATCATGCCGCGATGGACCACTCGGGCATGCCGGCCGAGGATGATGCGGCCGACGCCGCGCCGGACGATGACGGCCATGCCGGCCACTAG